The sequence below is a genomic window from Brettanomyces bruxellensis chromosome 9, complete sequence.
TCCATAGCTTGAAGATCAGCTTGTGGATTCCAATCAGAATCATATAAAACGACAATATCAGCAGTTGTTAAATTAATTCCTAATCCACCGGCTCTAGTGGTTAATAAGAAGATAAACTTATCGGAGTTGGGACTGTTATAATCATCAATGGCTTTAATCCTTTCTTCATGTGGAGTAGATCCGTCTATTCGGCAGTAGTTGTAACCTCTGAAATAACAATAATCTTCCAGAATATCCAAAAGACGACTCATCTGCGAGAATATTAATACCCTAGAACCTTCactcttcatcttctttaaaAGTTTATCTAAAACAATCATTTTTCCGGAGTTATAAACCAAATGTTCATCAGTAGTATATGGTGGACCAGGTTCTGCACCCTCAAAAAGATATGGATGATTACAACACTTCCTTAGCTGCATCATAATGTTAAGCAAACGTGTTTTaccttctctttttcccaAAACACCATTGACTGCATCAATATCTTTCTCTAAAAGCTTCCTGTACCACTTTATTTGCATTGCAGTCATTCCAACATAAACATTCAGCTCCTTTTTTGGCAAAAGGGAAGTCTCGACATCTGATTTCACTCTTCGTAAAAGAAACGGAGATAAAATTTTGTGGAGTTGCTTGACAAGATCATCCTGATTTGTTTGTCCTTCACTTTCAAACCACTCATCAAATAGTTGATCATCGCCAAAAACATCAGGAAGTAAAAAGTTGAGTAAGGCCCATAGTTCATGCAAATTATTTTGTAGTGGAGTTCCTGTGATCAATAGTCTATTTCTAGAATAGAAAACACGGATGATTTGTGAAAGAGAACTTTGTTCATTCTTGATCCGATGGGCTtcatcaataatgatatattcCCACCTGAACTTACCTAACTTGGATTTCTCACGAATAACCATTTCATATGAGGTGACACAAGCATCAAAGTTACATTGCATCAACTTATCTTTGATCAaatcttctctttcctctttattACCTTGTAAAACCAAAACATTCACGTCGGGCGTCCATTTATTGAACTCACGCCTCCAATTATCAAGTGTAGATTTTGGAACaataataagaaatggTCCATCGATTCCTCTGTAGTACCTTAGCCAACCAAGAAATGATATGGTCTGTAAAGTTTTACCAAGGCCCATTTCATCTGCCAAAATACCCGAGAGTCTGTTTTCATACAAGGAGATCAGCCAGTTTAAACCAGCAATTTGATAATCACGAAGAGTACCGTGAATATAACTTGGCGATTCGGTAAGAACAGTACAAGCATCACCctcatcctcttcatcagCCATCaattcttcatcctcttccttttcacttcttcttgttcttgAACTTCCTACAGAACTCTTCTTTGAGGCATTTCGGCGATCGATCTGACGAACCAGTCTAATCACGCTTTTATCCTTCACTGCACTTAAGTCTATGAATTGCCTAAACAAATCTGTCAGCTTCAGTAGATACTTGAATCTTGTCGCCACGTCTGCCGAATCTTTGGCCCTTTCATCCTTTACTTTGTCCTGGAGAAGaaatctcttttttctttcttctgcaGTCTCTTTCGCAAGAAGAGCAGtcatctctttctttctctgtCTTTGTTCCTCAGTAGTCTGTACATATAAGAAGAGATCAGTTAGTATATGTAACAGTAAAACGTGTTAAAATCCTCAAATAATATCACATGCTAAACACGTTCAGGATCAACAAGGAATAAATTGACAAATCAACTTATTCAATACTAACACCAAATGAATATGATAATATCCTTAATTCTTACTAGTACTTACCATTTTGCTTAACAATCCCTGAAAATGCTATGTCCGTGCAACTGTGCAAGAGGgggaaaatgaagaataacCAAAGTATTCGATatcaaatagaaaaataaacttCAAGAAAAGTAATTCGATTGATGAGTGCGAACGAAATGAAACAAGTTTCTTCTCCCACAGCAAAAATCTCAAGGCGATGTATagataataataaagtCACGTCAATAATAACACGAACGTTGATCCAAggataaaaattgaatgatAAGCAAggtaaaaaagaatgttaTGGACgtaggaaagaaaaaaaggcacGGTTATGATTAAATAGAAAcatgctatttttttaaaaaaaaaaagttaaatgCAAATGGATCAGGTCCATTTAACGAAATCAGGGGAAATACAGTCCATCTATCTATTCAGAGCTTTGTCCTCGAACCAAACTTTTTCtagtttttattttatttttcagcaCATAACGGAGAATCCGAGTAGCGAAATAGGAAAGTACGAGAACAATGGCGAAGTAGCTGTTCccgtttttatttttttttcgcgcTTGAGTCTCTGTATCCATAGTGGGCCAAGACGATGAAAAGAttagacaaaaaaaaaactttccgataataaaaaaaaaggtaaaggTGGTTCAACCTGTGCAAGTAAACTAGTTGTTGCTCATATTCCGatcgataaaaaaaagcagacaTATATTTGTATGAAAACCAACATGTTATGTATAAATGCGGATCTGTATTAAGATCCCAGATACTCCGAAGaataatttcaaaagtgATTGCATCACTTGGATAATATCTCTATTGTTTAAGCTGTCATCTCGCACTTCTTAGAAAAAAATCTTACCGGTTACTGCCTTTACAATGGCATCGCTTTCGCCGTACTCCCCCTGCCctcattctcatttttaCCTCCAAACGACGCGCCGACCAAAGACGAAATAAAAGTGGGCAAGAAAAACCTGATAATGAGAATCAATCATCTATGGAAGTCTATTTCATgatttttctattattattttttccggCGTTAATAGAAAATTCACCGTGTTAATGTTTTCAttacctttttttatttagttACTATTCCAAATATATTCTAAACCTGTGTTTGGTGTCTTTTTGAAGCTCTTCGTGCGGATAATATGAATCATACATCAGATAGGAGATCAACTTTACTAATCCGGTACTGATTCCTGCTTGATGTGCTAATTGTGaataattttcaataaagCATATAAATTTGCCACGGACTCTTATCCTGCATGTTAATACACACGAGCATCAATTAGAAACTATttacttcatttttaaCTGTCACTGGAAAGAACTATTGATACATTGTGATATCTAATTTGCATGAAAACGTAAACTCAAACGGTATATAAACAATTTTAACAgcaacaaaaatatatgcCCAAACATCCGTCAGAAGAACAACTTGCTTTCCACTATGCAGTCTATGCTAAAGTGTGCGAAATTCCGTATGGGCACGTGACATCATATGGATGCATTGCAAAGCTAATAGACTGTCCGGAAAGGCCACGACAAGTGGGAATGTCATTAAAATATAGAGACAAATATCTTCCGTATCTAACAAATGATGAACAGATGCCActtttcaaagaagaaataccCTGGTGGAGAGTCATCAATTCACAGGGTATTATTTCAAAACGAGAAACGGTCCAGGCCGAAAAGAGGCAAGTGGAACGACTCCGGTCCGAAAATGTAGACGTTGAAGAACGTGATTGGACGGCGGCTTCCACTCCACCATCGTCGTGGACGAAATATCATGTAGATTTTGCAAAGTACGGCTGGTTTCCCGAAGAACACTAAAAGAAATCCAATAAATAACGAAATATAAATGTTTTCAgatattttcaaagttgctctttcttcttttttgtacGCTTTCTGCCTTTATGCTGACTCCTTGgtgcttttttattgtcCTCTCTTCCAAGTTCACGACCTGTGCTTGATCCCGTATTACTTTGATTGCTGTGATTATTATGCTGACGACGATTtgatatcttcttcttaccACCACCTCTTCTCCTATTCGAATGTGTACTACTGCTTCCTTCTGCAGGTGTTCTTCCTGCCTTCATTTGACCTTGAACTCGtgcactttcttctttccaccATTGATCAAACGCCTCTTCCCGCTGTATGTCCTCCAAAGAAACATTTTGGTTTTGCTGCCTCTGCTCCATACTCTCATTTAGCTTTTCTTCGAATAGAACCGAATCAAATGATGTGATAGCTTTCCCGGAAGTTTTATCAGACGCATCAGGTGTTATACTGCCCCACACATTCCCACGTGAAAACCTGGTATCTATTCCAACactactttttcttgtacTCGTTCCGACTTTGGTGACAGAAACATCCAAAGCTGGTAATTCCTCAGGGCTCACAGAATTCCAAGTTGAACCTTTCGTCCATGGTGCACTGACAGGCTTTACCGGCTTTCCATTCCTGTTATCATTACTCTTTAATTTCGAAGTGGCTGCCCTTCTCTTACGTTCCTTTTGTGATAATCTTGGCATAAACGTGCTGCCACCTGTCTTAGAAGAGATATTTGAATTACCACTTTCAGACTCTGAAGCCTTCCTTATAGCATCTCCAAGTGTTGGCATATATTCTGAAGAAATAGACTTCCTGAACGAGCCCGAGCTTGAAGTTGTACGAGATGGAACTAAGGATTGAGCTGCCAAGAATGGACCCGAGGGTCTGGAACTTTGTGCCAAAGATACTCTCCTACCAGAGTGTGAAATAATACTTGCCACAGAATTTGAGGTTGAAACGGGAACCGACCCCGGGACAATATGCGTAACACTTCCTTGCCTACCACTAGAAGAACTAGAACGAGAAATTGGTAGTGAAGTCGAGCTCCGGCGCCTAGAATTAGACTTTCTTCTATGAGAAACAATCACAAAGTCCCTTTTACTGGAGTCATCTGGATCCaagtcatcatcttcaataGCACTGCCACTAGCAAAGGAGTCAGTGCTGGAATTGAAGCTTCGGTTAGATCTATTAAAGAGCAGCCCTGAACTTTCTGGTTGCTGCACCGTATGTGCACCTGGAATAGACTCATGACTTGAAGATCTACGCCTTGAAGTAAAGGCATTATCTATGCttccctttttctttgaagatGGACGGCTTTTGCTGCCATTACTCCTGCTAGAAAACAAatcctcatcctccttGAACGAACCAAGAGCATCCCAAAGCAAAGGATGAACAAAGTGGCTGTTAAATTTGTTGACATCAGAAACAAATTGCATGATCAAACCATTCGGATGGGTATTTAGCAAATTCAAATTCTGCGATCCATCCCTGTTCAATATAGTTGGCTTATCCACCTGCTTGAACTCGTTGAATCGTTTAATATACGCGtcaatcttcttcaaaatggTTCTGTTTTCTAAATCATCCACCTTGAAGAAGTTCTCATCGATAAGGAGTACGTCCAAATTGTTATAAACAAACCAAAGACAGTTTTCAAAAAGCTTCTCCGCATCTAAATCATATGATGCACGCAACAGAACCTCAATATTATCAAGACAGATGAAATCTTTGATACAAAGTTGAAGCTCGTCGACCAAACCATCCAAAAGCAGCTTATCTGCTATCACAATCATCTGCAAGCAGAAACTGACAAATTCATCGCAATCACCAAAGTAAATACCATCAAacaaattttcaatgtcTGATCCCgacaaaaacttcatgaCAACACCAAAGcaatcttttgaaacaCCCGGAAACTCTAGGttgcaaatatttggaaCGTTTGAATCAGACCCATTCCATCTAAACATGGTTTCAAAGTAGACACTACGTGATGTAAGCAAATACTTTGGTGCCTTAATCGTACCATCATCCAGGCAAATAGTCACATCACCTGATGAACCATTTAGCAATAATTCTAGGTCCTTAAGGAGCGGTCTGATGCACTGAACTCTTCCCATCGGACTAACAACGCCAAAAAGTCTTGATAATGTATGAAATGCAACTCTAGTGCGCTGAATTTCAGCCGGAACCTTTCCTAATGGAAATTTATTCCACACATCAACATATTTCTCtgtataaagaaaatgaagaagaacagcCACCGAACGAATAGTGACATCACCTGCTATCTTCAAAACAGATGGACATTCAAGAACAACCCTCATCTTACATTTTACATCACCAAGGTCCCTTCCAATGGAGTTTCCATTGAATAGATTCGCCACTGGTGGACATCTCTGTGAGATCCAGTTTTTATGTGCATGAAAGGTAAAAGCTTTTCCCAAAACGTCGTCAACAAcatcaatattcaaatcatAGTGCTTACAATCTGAGTCAAGGCTTTTCATCGATAGCCAATAATCGATGTTCTCAGCCATCAAAAGATCGTCAAACCCTTCGATGTCTTCATATTTATACCGAATTGAATTTTCAGGTGGAGGACAGATCCAGCGAGTCAAGTACCGCTTGTACAATCTGTCATTTTCCTCTAATGCCGATTGCCGTAAAACTTGAATTGTATCATGCTCCGAATCATTTTGATTGAAGTCTAAAGAAACTTCATCCATTGACTCACTAGCTATATCGCTTTCTGTCCTGAAAACAAAGTCGGTCTTGAAAGTATCACTTTCAACAAGTGCAGGATGCTTACTATCATCAACAATGTATCTCTTCTGAAGGTGCCTGTTACCAAGCTCGTAAAGAGGGGACAAATGACCAATATCACGCAAAACAGTACTTTTACGTAATCTGTGCTGAAGCATGTCAATATCATCCctgataaagaaaaatttcccaAATGATGGATCTGAAGTAACACGAGCGACCCTATTCAACCCTGGAATTTTCATGAATTTGTATCTTTTAGAGATGAGACCTTGACTGGAATAGGCATGCTTAACTTTAACTCTTTTTACTCTTCGATAGACGCTTCCATCTGCAacacatattataatagAGCCATCATTACCCATACTAGCATCTGTGCATCTCATATGACGCTTTGTGGCTTTCCATACAGTCGAAAAATTGAGCATGCTATTTAGCTCAGCTGCATTTTTAGCATGCGTATCCAATACAAACTGTCCAATATCACCATTATCATAGATCATGAGGCAAAGATTCGACGCTTTTTGAGTGACAAGCTTTACaatatgctttcttttcgatAGCGCACGTGGCTTGAAAGTGCCAAAATTTGACTCATCAATCTTTGATAATAATGGTGGTGTGATTTTCACGTGGAAACCATGCAAGTACGCATGAATCTCCTCCTTATCTGATAAAACCAATGTAGTATGATCTATCGCACAAACTTGGACAATGGTGCCATATTTGAACTCCAACTTGTGGGGAAAAACCTCAATTGGGAAGGCAGATGGGGAAACCGAAGTTTTAAAGTTTTCACTCGAAACTGTAGGAAATCCAAGCTGGCCAATATTTGCTCCCCACACATAAAGTTCCCTGGAGGTGTAAGCAATCGTGTGAAAACGAGAACATGCGACACCAATCAATCTTGAGTGCAGTTTGCGGATATCTCCATTACACACAAGCTTTGGAGTAGGCTGAATTCCATCTGTCTGTGATCTCACATTGTCCAACAAGTATCCGAGCTGACCATATGTGTTTGCACCCCAAGTAAATATCTTATTTGATGAGGTTAGACAAACAGAGTGATTATCAGAAACGTCTACCGCTATAATTTGCTCTTTGAAAAGAGCTGGAATAGGGACATAACAATTTCCGGATGTTAAACTTGATCCGGGACATCCTAATCTGCCGTTCGAAGATTGACCAGctacaaaaatatttccgCAGGGTTCGCATGTCAAAATAACACGGTGGAAGCTGGAAATAGCGGTAAACCTAATTCTAGGCAAAGAAATGCTGTCGCTAAAACGCTTATAATAATCTCTGGAGCCATAATGTAACTTCAAGGTCTGTAAATCAACTCTTTCAAGAGCGAATGGATCAGTAGGATTAATATTTAACGCCAAAAACAAGAGATCAGAGCCACCTCTCTTAGGAACAAACAACATGTTCGtcaaaaaggaagatgataGATCTATCCTATGCTCAGAAATTTCATGACTCTCAAGCGCTTCATTATTCTGGGTATCCGTTGCAGTTACATTATCCTGATCTCGTTTATGAGAACTCTTTTGGActttgaatcttttgaCGACGTTAATTTCACTTAAACAGCTTGCAAAAGAGGTAGCCCGTTTGTTCTGGAACCGAGTTTTGTGTATTCGACCAATGCTTTCAGGAATCCAGTGCAAACTTGTGATCCCCTCGCTGCTTAGAAGATCTAGAGGTGTGTATCCATTTCTATCTTTCGATCTCAATAGTTTTAAAGATCCAGGCAAACGCAATAGCATTCGAGCTATAATAAAGTTTTTGTGGAAAATTGCAAAATGTAGACAGTTCCATTTGCTTTCATAGTCACAGACAGTGATGTCTATGCTTGGATTCTTTAGTAATTTGGATAAAAGTTTATAGCTGTTGGTAATGCACAAAATATGGAGTAAAGTCCTTCCTAAAAGGTCTCTTTTCTCAAGTTGGTCTGAGGGTAAAGATGATAATGAGttgataaacttttttgacAAGGGTGTATCTGGCGAGTCTTCAAAAAGAGCCATCTGCTTTAAAAAGCTGGCATCACAGTAACTTTCGGTTGAAAGGGTACCCTGAGCATTTTGCCCGGAGGCCCCCCTATTATCTAAAGTTGTTACGGCGGCGAATTTTAAAACATGTTCACGGCTATTCTGCCTGTCTGTAGATGTTATATTTTTCGTAGGGTGGTGCTTTTTTATAATGCGATGATGTGTGTCGATGCTTATTGATAGTTGCTATGATTTATTAGAGAGGGTCGATGCTAATCTAATTGCCTGTGAAAAGATAACCCTTGTGTGAAATACGCCAGAATGCCAACCTTCCCAATTCTGTAAATAAAAGCCTCTAAAATGTGATATGGGAGGAACATCAACAGGTTAGCAAAACTACTGTAAGGTAGCATCAAGGCCAACTTTAATAAATCCGGCCTGGAAACGTGCCCCTcgagcgaaaaaaaaagagaaaaaggagatgGCCAGTCGACGACGGGGTCAGCTGATGTACGGATGTGAGGggcatttttttaagaaaaTTTAGGATGGTGGAAAAAAGTACCAGAAGCCAAACAAGAAGATTGATAGAAAGCTGGTTATGCGCTCATTAATAGCATCGATTCTACAAcaataattcatttttctggAAAGAGGTGTACAAGGTGGCATATAAGAATATAGAAGTGCTTTGGaaatgtctttttttttgggatCGATGTCTGATCCATCCATGGCAGATGTGAACCcagaaaaaatggaattgGCCAAATTTCAGTTCGACACATTGTCTGCATTGCAAAACTCTCTTTTTCACAGCTGTGCCATGAAGTGCATACCGCTAGACTATGGAGAAGAGGATATGAACAAGGGCGAAATGTCGTGTACAGACCGGTGCGTGGCAAAATTTATGAGGAGCTACCGATTATTGAGTGATTATGTCCAGCAGGCTGGATTTACAGATTCGGATCTAAAGCATTACGAGAATATTAAGCAGAAACTACGGCAGAGTATGCAGAACGAGAAAAATTAGTGTTGTCGATTGAGAGAGCTTGCGTGAAGCGCTTCGTGTATGATTAGTTCAATCTATAGATGTGcctgaaaataatgataacgGATTAAACAGGAAAGTCGAACGGAAAGGAAGcaagattaaaaaaaaggaaagatcATTAATAGCTGTAAAGGCATCATGCTGTGGCAAGGTGCTTGTCCTTGACATTTGTTTGCAATTGCGTTTGTGTAGGTTCAGATGTAGCAGTTAAAGGAATGACATCGTCAGTGTTTAGATAATTATTCAAATCATCGCCCTCATCATCGTCAATGACAAATGCATCTGTGTTCGAAGAATTTTCAAATGGTCCAAGGGCAAAAACATCTCCAGATTCCGGTTTGAGTGGATCGCTGGCTAGAGGATCATGACAATGAAATGAAGTATAAGACCAGCGGCAAAACTTATCACAAACAGGTAAGTGACCTGAAATTTTGACGATACCAAAAAATGTGACAGATAGACAGCTTCCAACAACAAGATCGATGAAGTAATGATGCGTGAGATACATTGTTGAGTACCAGAGCCAGAGCACATAGGTACACCATAAGGGTCTAAGACGTGGGAAAAGATAGCATAGCCACAAACAATCCATTGTGGCACATCCAGAATGAAGAGAAGGCATTGCACCAAAGATGAGAGGTGAATTAGTGAAAGTCGAGGTGTACATATCGAATCCAAGAAGTTTGTCAATTCTCCCGAGTCCTCCAGGTGAGCCTTTCATACTGTAATTTGCCTTTTCTAGTCCATGTAGAACTTTATACCAAGGAGGTGCAGccggaaaaagaagatcttGAATTACCACACCCACAAGATTCATGCAACCAAAAGACCAGGCGAAATAGCGGAGAGTGGTGGGCGGTCCAAATATCCAGATTAGTGCTGCCACTATGAATGGGAGTGAAAAGTGCATTAATCCATAAGGTAACCAGGCAAGTATGTCCAAGAATGTGCAAGTGTATGAAGCCAAGATCTGGGAGAGGTTATCGCCAAAAAATATGGTTTCAACAGCTGGAAGAACTGTCACAGTTATAGGCCGTCGAAGGGAGAGTGGGACGTATTGagaggaaaagaatagaaagaCCCATCCTAGGACCGGAAGTGCGTAACGAAAGAATTGTGATAATATTGGAATTAGAAGCACAAAGATGAAGCCAAAGACGATTAGAACTGCAGCCCAAGCGGGGATAGGGATAATGAGAAGCGAAAATGTTATTGCAGCGATGAAAATGCAGGtttgaaagatgatgacaGGAGTTGAAGTTCTGATAAGGTACCTGATGGTAACCAATGGGTTTAAAGCCAAGGTTAGTTTAGGTAAGTCATTTCCGAGCTTCCTGCTGCCCTTATACTCTACGTAAAGCCTTTTGATAATATTGGGCATGCAGTATGTGCAGAAATGTTTCTTGTTGAATAATAGATGTTATGAATTTTGAGGAGTGACTTGAAGAGAAAGTAATACGCTGATCGGAAGGATCGGCTTTTTGTGAGTGTGAcgataaaagaaaattatccgaaaaaaaatatatatatataaacaGAGTGAAAGTGAAATTTTGGGATGATTAATGTGCCGTCGTTCACAAGATCGATCGACGCAAAATATTGATCGAAtgatcttcaaaaaaatgatctctgaattttgaatttcaaatttgaattttttcctgctCTCAAAACAGATATGTTGTTCTAGCAATTCCGTGGCTCCCAAACCCGATACTCACCAATGACTCAGTGCCGCTGGTTTAGGCAAGATAAGCCGCGAAAGGAAGTCACAGCCGTTTTCGAGAAAAAGTACTTTTAATCGCTGAAATTTACTTTGCCGGATATCGTATAAATAAGAGGGCCTCGAGCTGACCTGTAATCCGAGAAGTGTAGTTATCTTTTTACTTGTCACACATTCAccatttttcctttgatattgttgattttaCTAcatagaaaagaatagaGTAATATAAATGACAGCAGATAAAACAGATAAGCCAATCATCTTTGCGCCAAAGACGTACCAGTATGAAAAAGGTACTCTGAATGAAAAGGACGTGCTTGCAAACCCAATTGACCAGTTTACCAAATGGTTCAAGGAAGCTCAGGCTGATCCAACAGAGACGATTCCAGAGGCCGTGGCACTGGCAACAGCATCTCTTCCTTCGGGCCGTGTTTCTTGCCGAGTTGTGCTTTTCAAAGAGTTAGATGAGAGAGGATTTATGATTTTCTCCAACTTTGGCACATCCAAAAAGGAGAATGACCTAGTTACGAACCCACATGCTGCAATTACATTCTTCTGGAAGAATTTGCAGAGACAGGTGCGTGTGGAAGGAGAGGTTGAGCACGTTGGATATGAAATGTCATCGAAGTACTTCCAGACGAGACCTAGAGGCTCAAAGATTGGTGCTCATACTTCGAAGCAATCAACAGTGCTTAAAAACAGACAGgaacttgaagatgatcTAAAGGTGAACACAGAGAAATTCAAGGATACTCCTGATAACGAGATTCCATGCCCAAAGAGGTGGGGTGGAATTAGAATTGTTCCATTGGAGATTGAGTTTTGgcaaggaagaaagagcaGACTACATGATAGAATTACTTACAGAAGAGACACCACTGATGGAGAGTGGAAGATCTTCAGGTTGGCACCATAAGAATGATTTTCGTCATTGCTGTGGAATTCCTTTGCTTTTGCGTTTTTgctcattttccttttatttACCCTTTGCGGTCTACACTAACGAGACgaatgaataaaataatcCGAATATAACTTATATTTCAAGTTTCAAGTAACGTATATAgtaggaaaaaaaagaagcaggatCAGATAGATACTCATCTCATCTAGTTCTTGGTGAGCTGAGCAGCCACCTTGGCAAACTCCTCACCCTGGATGTGGGCGATCTTCAACTCCAATTCGGAAGGAGTTCTTGAGCCGTCGGCACCAGCGAGACATCCGGCACCCCAAGCAGAGCCACCGTGAGCCTCAGAAGTGGTTCCAAGCTCACCGAAGGCCTTGGCAAATCCTAGAGGCACATAAATCATACCGTGATGTGCGAAAGTAGACAACAATGAGACAGCAGTCATCTCGTTACCACCACCAGTGTTGGTAGAGACAAAGACACCTGCTGGTTTGTGGTACAAAGCACCCTTGGCCCACAAACCACCGGTTCCGTCGATGAAAGACTTGAGCTGGCTTGGCATGTTTCCGAAACGGGTTGGGACACCAAACAAAATGGCATCGTATGAAGTGAGGGTGTCAGTTGTGGCAATTGGGTAATCTGGCTTCTTTGGGGCGCTCAAAATCTTCAAGATGTTTTCTGGAAGGGTTTCGGGAACCTGGAAAATGTCTGCTTGGGAGCCAGCAGCCTCAACTCCCTTTTTCACAGCTTCTGCCAATTCACTAATGTGGTGGTATAAAGTATAGATGATAATTGCGACTTTGGCCATTTTTTATGTTGTATGTATAATGTATAATACGATTGAGTACTGATAAACGATAAAAAGCAGACAAACttttaaaggagaaagCAGACGCACACAGAGAATTACTGTGCCTTTTTATACCAACGGAGATTAACGATGGGGATTTTTACATATTTTACGTGGAGGACAATTGATTATTGAGCCACTGCCTGAAACCTTTACCCCCCGGATTTTGCTGACTAAGGATTATTAAATGGAGTCAACAATGCAGCACACAAATATTGAATAGAAATCGGTAGCCGCGAGAACCAAGGAATGcgatggaaaaaaaaaaaggacacAAGCGGAAAAAACAATCAAATTGGAAAaacatatttgaaaaggaaaattgaCATTGGTAAGCACGGTTGGTTGGTTTATCAGCAAAGTGCGAAATTACATTATCTTTTATCGGTTTGTATTCCATTAGTGCCTCACGCGAAATTCTCCTATTTGTAAGAAATATATTATCTGCCACCATTGCTCTTGCCTAGATCTGGGGTTCAACTCGATACACAATTAACCTGTATAACGGA
It includes:
- a CDS encoding uncharacterized protein (BUSCO:EOG092603SM) yields the protein MFLPYHILEAFIYRIGKHHPTKNITSTDRQNSREHVLKFAAVTTLDNRGASGQNAQGTLSTESYCDASFLKQMALFEDSPDTPLSKKFINSLSSLPSDQLEKRDLLGRTLLHILCITNSYKLLSKLLKNPSIDITVCDYESKWNCLHFAIFHKNFIIARMLLRLPGSLKLLRSKDRNGYTPLDLLSSEGITSLHWIPESIGRIHKTRFQNKRATSFASCLSEINVVKRFKVQKSSHKRDQDNVTATDTQNNEALESHEISEHRIDLSSSFLTNMLFVPKRGGSDLLFLALNINPTDPFALERVDLQTLKLHYGSRDYYKRFSDSISLPRIRFTAISSFHRVILTCEPCGNIFVAGQSSNGRLGCPGSSLTSGNCYVPIPALFKEQIIAVDVSDNHSVCLTSSNKIFTWGANTYGQLGYLLDNVRSQTDGIQPTPKLVCNGDIRKLHSRLIGVACSRFHTIAYTSRELYVWGANIGQLGFPTVSSENFKTSVSPSAFPIEVFPHKLEFKYGTIVQVCAIDHTTLVLSDKEEIHAYLHGFHVKITPPLLSKIDESNFGTFKPRALSKRKHIVKLVTQKASNLCLMIYDNGDIGQFVLDTHAKNAAELNSMLNFSTVWKATKRHMRCTDASMGNDGSIIICVADGSVYRRVKRVKVKHAYSSQGLISKRYKFMKIPGLNRVARVTSDPSFGKFFFIRDDIDMLQHRLRKSTVLRDIGHLSPLYELGNRHLQKRYIVDDSKHPALVESDTFKTDFVFRTESDIASESMDEVSLDFNQNDSEHDTIQVLRQSALEENDRLYKRYLTRWICPPPENSIRYKYEDIEGFDDLLMAENIDYWLSMKSLDSDCKHYDLNIDVVDDVLGKAFTFHAHKNWISQRCPPVANLFNGNSIGRDLGDVKCKMRVVLECPSVLKIAGDVTIRSVAVLLHFLYTEKYVDVWNKFPLGKVPAEIQRTRVAFHTLSRLFGVVSPMGRVQCIRPLLKDLELLLNGSSGDVTICLDDGTIKAPKYLLTSRSVYFETMFRWNGSDSNVPNICNLEFPGVSKDCFGVVMKFLSGSDIENLFDGIYFGDCDEFVSFCLQMIVIADKLLLDGLVDELQLCIKDFICLDNIEVLLRASYDLDAEKLFENCLWFVYNNLDVLLIDENFFKVDDLENRTILKKIDAYIKRFNEFKQVDKPTILNRDGSQNLNLLNTHPNGLIMQFVSDVNKFNSHFVHPLLWDALGSFKEDEDLFSSRSNGSKSRPSSKKKGSIDNAFTSRRRSSSHESIPGAHTVQQPESSGLLFNRSNRSFNSSTDSFASGSAIEDDDLDPDDSSKRDFVIVSHRRKSNSRRRSSTSLPISRSSSSSGRQGSVTHIVPGSVPVSTSNSVASIISHSGRRVSLAQSSRPSGPFLAAQSLVPSRTTSSSGSFRKSISSEYMPTLGDAIRKASESESGNSNISSKTGGSTFMPRLSQKERKRRAATSKLKSNDNRNGKPVKPVSAPWTKGSTWNSVSPEELPALDVSVTKVGTSTRKSSVGIDTRFSRGNVWGSITPDASDKTSGKAITSFDSVLFEEKLNESMEQRQQNQNVSLEDIQREEAFDQWWKEESARVQGQMKAGRTPAEGSSSTHSNRRRGGGKKKISNRRQHNNHSNQSNTGSSTGRELGREDNKKAPRSQHKGRKRTKKKKEQL
- the PDX3 gene encoding pyridoxamine-phosphate oxidase (BUSCO:EOG09264ZXA); its protein translation is MTADKTDKPIIFAPKTYQYEKGTLNEKDVLANPIDQFTKWFKEAQADPTETIPEAVALATASLPSGRVSCRVVLFKELDERGFMIFSNFGTSKKENDLVTNPHAAITFFWKNLQRQVRVEGEVEHVGYEMSSKYFQTRPRGSKIGAHTSKQSTVLKNRQELEDDLKVNTEKFKDTPDNEIPCPKRWGGIRIVPLEIEFWQGRKSRLHDRITYRRDTTDGEWKIFRLAP
- the PST2_1 gene encoding flavodoxin-like fold protein (CAZy:AA6) — its product is MAKVAIIIYTLYHHISELAEAVKKGVEAAGSQADIFQVPETLPENILKILSAPKKPDYPIATTDTLTSYDAILFGVPTRFGNMPSQLKSFIDGTGGLWAKGALYHKPAGVFVSTNTGGGNEMTAVSLLSTFAHHGMIYVPLGFAKAFGELGTTSEAHGGSAWGAGCLAGADGSRTPSELELKIAHIQGEEFAKVAAQLTKN